ACGATGAAGGATTTCTTTATCCTGTGCTGAAATGTCCTGTTTCCCAGGTTGACCTAAGCCTGCGACAGACAGTAAAAAATTTTGCCTAGAAGGAGTTGGTTCCTGAGCCTGAGCGGTTTTGTAGCGCAAGTAGTCCAGGAAATTGGCCAACTCTGCCAGAGCTTCATCAGGTAGGGTCTTGACTACTTCAACAAGATCTTGCCGTTCTACTGTTTTAGACATGGCTATGTTACTGATGACGTAGGGGATCTCTATTTTAGCTTGTTCACAAACAACATAAAGATATCCACAAACGATTAGCCAGATACGATCGAGATCAGCAGGAGTAAATCATGGACAATGCAAAACAAGAGCGTTTGATGGCAGAGGGTTGGAAGGTTGGGACGGCTGCGGATTTTCTGGATCTGACGCCAGAGGAGTCGATGATTGTTGAGATGCGATTGGCGTTGAGCCGTCGATTAAAAGAGCGACGTAAAATGCAAATGACGCAATAGGAGGAGGTGTTTTCCCCTTTACCAGGATCAGGGAACTGGAGGGAACTGGATACAAGAGAGAAGAGCTTAGGTATGATGAAGGGTGGAACTGCTGTGTGGCGAACCAATGAACGAAGCTCTCCTGGAAACCTATCAAAAAGCCTATCGAGCCTTGGATCTTTTTCCATTGGTGAAGTCAGAGGATATTGAAAAATACCGGATCGACTATGGGCGTGAGGTGTTAGTTCGCGTAAAGAGCGAGATTAATGCGTCAATGAAGGACGGGAAGGTTATCTTTACGGGGCATCGGGGCTGCGGTAAATCAACGTTGCTCAAGCGGTTGGGCATTGAGATGCAGGGGCAGCATTTTGTTGTTTTCTTCTCGATCTCAGATTTGGTGGAACCATCAGCGGTGAGTCCGATCAATATTCTGTATTCGATCGGGTTGCGGTTATTGAGTGCGGCGACGACGGCAAATGTTCCGGTACCCGAGGATATCAAAGAGGAGTTACTGGGCTGGCTCACCAAAACTCAGAAACAGAAGACGGAAACGGTTGTAAAATCTGAAATGGGTTTTGGGCTGGATAAGTTATTGCAATTGGCAACGCTTAAGCTTCAGCAAGAGAAAGCTTTTCGGGATGAGGTGGAGACCGTTTTTGCAAAGCGGGTGTCGGATTTGGTGCAGCGGCTCGATCGCTTGGCAGCAGGGATTCAGACGACTATCAAGAAGCCTGTACTTGTCATCATTGATGATCTCGATAAGCTGGAACTAGGTATGGCGGAGGCACTGTATAGCAAGAATGTGAAGTCGCTGTTTTCGCCAAAGTTTCGGATTGTCTATACGGTGCCGATCGCCGCAATCCAGGAACCCAAGGTGATGGGGGCATTAAATTCCGAGGGGGTGGTGCGGCCTTATTTGTTTCCGATCGCGAAGTTTTTCCCGAAGGATCAAACCCGAAATCCGCAGGCAAAGCCATTGGAGAAGCCCTTTCAGGCATTTTTGCAGATCCTCCAGAAACGAATTCCGGAAGCGTTGATTGAGCCGGAAACGGCTTGCAAGATGGTGTTGATGAGTGGTGGGGTGATGCGGGAACTGGTACGGATTGCGCGGGAATGCTGCACGGAAGCGATGTTTCAACTAGAAATCGATCCCGATCGCACGGAAGTCAAGATCGATGATGCAGTGTTGCAGGTGGCATTGCGGAATCTCCGGTTAGATTTTGCTCGACAGATTACGCCGGATCTCTATGGGGTGTTGGTGCGGGTGTATCAAACTCAAAAGCAGGAGGATGCAGCGGATGGTGGATTTGTGAAGCTGCTGCATGGGCTGATGGTGCTGGAGTATGAGAACGATCGACTGTGGTATGACGTGCATCCGATCGTGGTGGATTTGCTGCGGCAGGAGGGGTTGATTGAGTGAGGTAATGGCGGATCAAGAGAGGCGCGATCGGGAGAATCAACGGAATTTTCGTAAGTTGATTTTGTCGGTGCGGGCGGGGTTGGGGCGGCTGGATTTGCTGCTGGTGGTGTGTGATAACCCAAGCTATCGGGATGAGCTAATCCGACAGTATGAGCAGGAGTTGCAGGGGAAGGACATCACCTGTTTGCGGGTGCGGCTTCAGCCTGAGCAACCGAGTCTGAAGCAGGCGCTGCTGGAGCTAGGGACGCGGGAGGCGGTGCTGCATGGGGATTTGCCTGTGGTGGTGACGGTGTTGGGGGCCGATCAACTGCTGGCGGCTAGGCTGGGGG
This genomic window from Alkalinema sp. FACHB-956 contains:
- a CDS encoding AAA family ATPase yields the protein MNEALLETYQKAYRALDLFPLVKSEDIEKYRIDYGREVLVRVKSEINASMKDGKVIFTGHRGCGKSTLLKRLGIEMQGQHFVVFFSISDLVEPSAVSPINILYSIGLRLLSAATTANVPVPEDIKEELLGWLTKTQKQKTETVVKSEMGFGLDKLLQLATLKLQQEKAFRDEVETVFAKRVSDLVQRLDRLAAGIQTTIKKPVLVIIDDLDKLELGMAEALYSKNVKSLFSPKFRIVYTVPIAAIQEPKVMGALNSEGVVRPYLFPIAKFFPKDQTRNPQAKPLEKPFQAFLQILQKRIPEALIEPETACKMVLMSGGVMRELVRIARECCTEAMFQLEIDPDRTEVKIDDAVLQVALRNLRLDFARQITPDLYGVLVRVYQTQKQEDAADGGFVKLLHGLMVLEYENDRLWYDVHPIVVDLLRQEGLIE